The following proteins come from a genomic window of Vicia villosa cultivar HV-30 ecotype Madison, WI unplaced genomic scaffold, Vvil1.0 ctg.000894F_1_1, whole genome shotgun sequence:
- the LOC131632035 gene encoding putative disease resistance RPP13-like protein 1, translated as MDSIQREKFASLSNSVNLLLESIFSDEQEDYIWSKKADLPLLEKTLVDLQYLLRYAKNKLILSQAINNSLDMLRRAVFQVSNLLHENQISGYDAALTPNQLKNNSRLSFFTALIKSKTDNLNQIFHGLSSVGDDDSSIYGRDYDIQKLKHLLLSNSSDGDGKIRVISIVGMGGIGKTALAKLLYNLPQVKAKFELKLWADFSNDVDDLSIFENILRSITSQTKSNTTSDINTVYPNFLLVLDGVWDARFINWTLLMDLFNARETGSRVIITTRDDRVAMSMQTFVSVHYMRPLKVEDCLSLLAKHAFKEHYYHGRRFYLEVIDRLKKGMQVEFCRRMAKKCEGLPLAAVEHGDILCISFDADVCNYVQESHARETAYEVLASLKLSYNFLSDPLKQCFQYCSIFPKKSILEKKMVVQLWIAAGLLESSSTNQEKVGEEYFDELVSRSLIHRRSNGVEERNFGMHNFIHDLATEVSSPEVSSSYHINMHRHNLDDRMQNFSYNRGTYDSYDKFDKLYRVKGLRTFLAFPLQEQLPLGLLSNKVVHDLLPTMKQLRMLSLSSYKSIVRKLV; from the coding sequence ATGGATTCTATTCAGAGAGAAAAATTCGCCTCACTCTCAAACTCTGTGAACCTGTTGTTAGAGTCCATATTTTCTGATGAGCAAGAGGATTACATCTGGAGCAAGAAAGCTGACCTTCCACTCTTGGAGAAAACACTGGTGGATCTTCAATATCTACTTCGTTATGCTAAGAACAAACTCATCCTCAGTCAAGCTATCAACAATTCGCTGGATATGCTGAGACGTGCTGTTTTTCAAGTTTCCAATTTGCTTCACGAAAACCAAATTTCAGGGTATGATGCCGCACTTACTCCTAACCAGCTCAAAAATAATTCTCGTTTAAGTTTTTTCACTGCACTGATTAAGTCTAAAACggataatttaaatcaaatatttcatggCTTAAGTTCAGTTGGTGATGATGATTCTTCTATTTATGGAAGAGACTATGATATTCAGAAACTGAAACATCTTTTGTTGTCTAATAGTAGTGATGGTGATGGTAAAATTAGAGTTATTTCCATTGTTGGTATGGGAGGGATTGGTAAAACAGCCCTTGCTAAACTCCTTTACAATCTTCCTCAAGTTAAGGCCAAATTTGAGTTAAAATTGTGGGCAGATTTCTCAAATGATGTTGATGATTTGAGTATTTTTGAAAACATTCTTAGATCTATTACTTCACAAACAAAGAGTAATACTACAAGTGACATCAACACCGTCTACCCAAATTTTTTGCTGGTATTAGATGGTGTGTGGGATGCAAGATTTATCAATTGGACATTACTCATGGATCTCTTTAATGCTAGGGAAACAGGAAGTAGGGTCATCATCACAACACGAGATGACAGAGTTGCAATGTCCATGCAAACATTTGTTTCTGTTCACTATATGAGACCCTTGAAAGTTGAAGATTGCTTGTCTTTACTTGCCAAACACGCATTTAAAGAGCATTACTACCACGGACGAAGATTCTATCTAGAAGTAATTGACAGATTAAAAAAAGGAATGCAAGTAGAATTTTGTAGAAGAATGGCAAAAAAGTGTGAAGGATTACCATTAGCTGCTGTAGAACATGGGGATATTCTTTGTATCTCATTCGACGCAGATGTTTGTAATTATGTGCAAGAAAGCCACGCTCGGGAAACAGCTTATGAGGTGCTAGCTTCTCTCAAATTGAGCTACAATTTTCTTTCTGATCCTTTAAAACAGTGTTTTCAATATTGTTCAATTTTTCCAAAGAAGTCCATCTTAGAAAAAAAGATGGTAGTTCAGTTGTGGATTGCAGCGGGTTTACTAGAATCATCATCCACAAATCAAGAAAAAGTTGGAGAAGAATACTTTGATGAACTAGTTTCAAGGTCATTGATACATCGGCGATCTAATGGTGTTGAGGAAAGAAACTTTGGAATGCACAACTTCATCCATGATTTAGCTACAGAGGTttcttctccagaggtttcttctTCATACCATATCAATATGCACAGACATAACCTAGATGATAGGATGCAAAATTTCTCATACAATAGAGGGACATATGATTCATATGACAAATTTGATAAATTATACAGAGTAAAAGGTCTGCGTACCTTTCTAGCATTCCCATTACAAGAACAGTTGCCTCTTGGTTTGCTATCAAACAAGGTAGTGCATGACTTGCTGCCAACAATGAAACAATTACGCATGCTGTCTCTGTCCAGCTACAAGAGTATTGTTAGAAaattggtatga